A stretch of Chanodichthys erythropterus isolate Z2021 chromosome 20, ASM2448905v1, whole genome shotgun sequence DNA encodes these proteins:
- the nucks1b gene encoding nuclear ubiquitous casein and cyclin-dependent kinase substrate 1b, whose translation MARPSRNKRVVDYAQFQESDDADEEFGKESERPEKTSVKRSDDSRVKDHKKDLSDDDNDYGEDEEEEDDGGDSDFDAKEASRGRQATAKRKRAADDSDDDGKVVRKKGRQVRQAATKAASKQREILLGDGGSEDEEGEEEEEEDDSDVYTGEDSGSDEDFMVEDDDDDSDYGRPKRKNSKVSRRSKDKKSPKPKIRATATRGPKKRRGKRQTKVKRVVKKASPKAEDEDIESNKEEEEEAQEEDRKESPAPKKTQDDESGAEGEENNDNREKEEEEEEEKENENDKEEKDDVSEEEAPSGED comes from the exons ATGGCGAGACCTTCAAG GAATAAAAGGGTTGTCGACTATGCACAATTCCAAGAGTCTGATGACGCAG ATGAGGAATTTGGAAAAGAATCGGAACGACCTGAGAAAACTTCTGTAAAACGCAG TGATGATTCTCGAGTCAAGGACCACAAGA AGGATTTaagtgatgatgataatgactatggggaggatgaggaagaggaggatgaTGGTGGTGACAGTGATTTTGATGCTAAAGAGGCCAGCAGGGGGAGACAGGCAACAGCTAAACGGAAAAGGGCTGCAG ATGACAGTGACGATGATGGAAAAGTTGTGAGGAAGAAGGGCCGGCAGGTGCGTCAGGCTGCCACTAAAGCTGCGTCCAAACAGAGGGAGATTCTTCTTGGGGACGGAGGAAGTGAGGATGAGgagggagaggaagaggaggaggaagatgaCAGTGACGTTTACACTGGCG AGGACTCAGGCAGCGATGAAGACTTCATGgttgaggatgatgatgatgacagtGATTATGGCCGACCCAAACGGAAGAACTCGAAAGTGAGCAGAAGAAGCAAAGACAAGAAGTCCCCTAAACCCAAGATAAGGGCTACAG CGACCCGAGGGCCAAAAAAGAGGAGAGGAAAACGTCAGACGAAGGTTAAGAGAGTTGTGAAAAAGGCCTCGCCTAAAGCCGAAGATGAAGATATCGAGAGCAacaaggaggaagaggaagaggcgCAAGAGGAAGACAGGAAAGAGTCGCCCGCCCCCAAGAAGACACAGGATGACGAAAGCGGCGCCGAAGGGGAGGAAAACAATGACAACAGagaaaaggaggaggaggaagaggaggagaaggaaaaTGAGAATGATAAAGAGGAAAAGGACGATGTTTCTGAGGAGGAAGCTCCATCAGGCGAAGACTGA